In Mycolicibacterium alvei, a single window of DNA contains:
- a CDS encoding D-2-hydroxyacid dehydrogenase family protein, with product MTSPLRIAVLDDYQGIADTVDWSPIPRSAQVTSLRDHIAPGPALVERLAGHEVVVAMRERTPVDATLLAQLPALKLLVTTGPFNAAIDVAAAHRLGITVSGTGGAITPTVEHTWALILGLQRHLVIEDQRIRTGLWQSTVGGDLHGATLGLVGVGRIGSRVAAIGTAFGMNVIAWSPNLTDERAAKAGVTRVDRDTLFADADVVSLHMVLAEATRGLIGHAELDAMKPSAILVNTSRGGLIDETALIEALRDNRIRGAALDVYLQEPLPPGHPVAALPNTLLTPHLGYVTEGVMTIFYRDIVEDIAAYCSGSPLRLLTA from the coding sequence ATGACCTCGCCGCTGCGGATTGCCGTCCTCGACGATTACCAGGGAATCGCCGACACCGTCGACTGGTCACCGATTCCCCGATCTGCCCAGGTCACCTCATTGCGCGACCACATCGCACCCGGTCCAGCACTGGTCGAGAGGCTGGCGGGGCACGAGGTCGTGGTCGCGATGCGCGAACGTACGCCTGTCGATGCGACGTTGCTCGCCCAACTGCCTGCCCTGAAACTGCTCGTGACGACCGGACCCTTCAATGCCGCCATCGACGTCGCCGCGGCACATAGGCTCGGAATCACCGTGTCGGGCACCGGCGGCGCCATCACCCCCACCGTCGAACACACCTGGGCGCTGATCCTCGGACTGCAGCGCCACCTGGTCATCGAGGATCAGCGCATCCGCACCGGGCTGTGGCAGAGCACCGTCGGCGGCGACCTGCACGGGGCGACCCTGGGCCTGGTCGGGGTGGGCCGGATCGGGAGCCGGGTGGCCGCGATCGGCACGGCGTTCGGCATGAACGTCATCGCGTGGAGCCCCAATCTCACCGACGAGCGGGCCGCCAAAGCCGGTGTCACACGGGTGGATCGGGATACCCTGTTCGCCGATGCCGACGTGGTGTCGCTGCACATGGTTCTCGCCGAGGCGACCCGCGGCCTGATAGGCCACGCCGAACTCGACGCGATGAAGCCGTCGGCGATCCTGGTGAACACCTCGCGCGGTGGCCTCATCGACGAGACCGCGCTGATCGAGGCGCTGCGCGACAACCGGATTCGCGGTGCGGCCCTCGATGTCTACCTGCAGGAGCCTTTGCCCCCGGGACACCCGGTGGCTGCCCTGCCCAACACGCTGCTGACCCCGCACCTCGGCTACGTCACCGAGGGTGTCATGACGATCTTCTACCGCGATATCGTCGAGGACATCGCCGCCTACTGCTCAGGGTCCCCGCTGCGTCTGCTCACCGCGTAG
- a CDS encoding MmpS family transport accessory protein, with product MAAVYRLAKRFWIPLVLVAALTVSGLAMNRMHGIFGTHINTDPGQSAGDDIVEFNPKRVVYEIDGPSGASGHVSYLDADAQPHTESFSSLPWRHEVVTTLPTVFANVVAQGDSEVITCRIVVNGEVRDQQTVNQHDAQAFCLDKAA from the coding sequence GTGGCTGCGGTATATCGGCTTGCGAAACGTTTCTGGATTCCCCTGGTGCTCGTGGCGGCGCTGACCGTCAGCGGTCTCGCGATGAACCGGATGCACGGGATCTTCGGCACGCACATCAACACCGACCCGGGACAGTCCGCCGGTGACGACATCGTGGAGTTCAACCCAAAGCGCGTCGTCTACGAGATCGACGGCCCCAGCGGCGCCAGCGGCCATGTCAGCTACCTGGATGCCGATGCCCAACCCCACACCGAGAGTTTCAGCTCGCTGCCGTGGCGGCACGAGGTGGTCACCACCCTGCCGACGGTGTTCGCCAACGTGGTTGCCCAAGGAGATAGCGAAGTGATCACCTGCCGGATCGTCGTCAACGGCGAAGTCCGCGACCAACAGACCGTGAACCAGCATGATGCACAGGCCTTCTGCTTGGACAAGGCCGCCTGA
- a CDS encoding MMPL/RND family transporter, which yields MGNHAHNGTELKGPDRNGIARVIRVASIPIILAWVVLVIVLNALVPQLEVVGHEHAVSLSPQDAPALVAMKKIGERFDQFDSDTIAMVVLEGDEPLGTEAHHYYDELVRTLQADTEHVQHVQNYWGDLITAAGSQSTDGKAAYVQVNLAGNQGETLANESVAAVRKIIDDSHPPAGVKAYVTGQGPLTTDMNEAGDKSMITITFVTIAVIAVMLIVVYRSLATMLLMLIVVLLEMSAARGVVAAIGNAGLLGLSTFSVSLLTSLAIAAGTDYAIFLVGRYQEARQKGQEREDAYYTAFHGVGHVILGSGLTVAGAMLCLHFTRLNYFSSMGVPSAIGMSVVVLASLTLAPAMLVVGSRFGLLDAKREIRSRGWRRLGTSVVRWPVPILAAAIAFALIGLLALPGYQTSYNERLYIPKDLPSNVGYAAAERHFTSARMNPDLLLVDAGRDLRNPADMIVLDKIARELIRVPGIARVQSITRPLGRPIAHSSVPFQVSMQSVSMTENLQFLRERMGDMNTLTDDLGRMITIMENMLGLMNRMTGITHELTSSMNDMQASTNEMRDHMADFDDFMRPMRNYLYWEPHCYDIPMCQSMRSLFDGLDGIDTMTETLAESVKNMNEMDQLMPQLVAQLPPLIAISKSMQGTMKTMFSTFNGLVDQIAKMTDTASVMGQAFDDARNDDSFYLPPEAFDNPDFKRGLDLMVSPDGQAAQFIITHDVDPATSEGISHVDPLLKTAREAIKTTPLADAKIYLGGTAATYKDIQVGAQWDLLISACGAITLIFIVMLLITRALIASFVIVGTVILSLAASFGLSVLVWQYLLGIDLHWMTLAFSVIILLAVGSDYNLLVVSRMKEEVSAGINTGIIRAMGATGGVVTAAGLVFAFTMASMATSDLIAIGQGGTTIGLGLLFDTLVVRSLMTPTIAAILGRWFWWPLPIRQRPARNLSDRTAPIPVARPS from the coding sequence ATGGGCAACCACGCGCACAACGGCACCGAACTCAAGGGCCCCGACCGCAACGGCATCGCCCGCGTCATCCGCGTCGCCTCGATCCCGATCATCCTGGCGTGGGTGGTGCTCGTCATCGTCCTGAACGCCCTCGTCCCGCAACTCGAGGTCGTCGGCCACGAGCACGCCGTCTCACTGTCACCGCAGGACGCGCCGGCACTGGTGGCGATGAAGAAGATCGGCGAGCGCTTCGATCAATTCGACTCGGACACGATCGCGATGGTGGTGCTGGAGGGCGACGAGCCCCTGGGCACCGAAGCCCATCACTATTACGATGAGTTGGTCCGCACGCTGCAGGCCGACACCGAACACGTCCAGCACGTGCAGAACTACTGGGGCGACCTGATCACCGCAGCGGGCTCCCAGAGCACCGACGGCAAGGCCGCCTATGTTCAGGTCAACCTCGCGGGCAACCAGGGCGAGACGCTGGCCAACGAATCGGTTGCCGCAGTCCGCAAGATCATCGACGACTCGCACCCGCCCGCGGGCGTGAAAGCCTATGTCACCGGCCAAGGTCCGCTCACCACGGATATGAACGAAGCCGGCGACAAGAGCATGATCACGATCACCTTCGTCACGATCGCCGTGATCGCGGTGATGCTGATCGTCGTTTACCGGTCGCTCGCGACGATGTTGCTGATGCTCATCGTGGTGCTTCTGGAGATGTCGGCGGCGCGGGGTGTGGTGGCCGCTATCGGCAACGCCGGCCTGCTCGGCTTGTCGACGTTCTCAGTGAGCCTGTTGACCTCGTTGGCCATCGCGGCCGGAACCGACTATGCCATCTTCCTGGTCGGCCGATATCAGGAGGCGCGGCAGAAGGGTCAGGAACGAGAAGACGCCTACTACACCGCATTTCATGGCGTCGGGCACGTCATCCTCGGCTCCGGTCTCACAGTTGCCGGCGCCATGCTCTGCCTGCATTTCACCCGGTTGAACTACTTCAGTTCGATGGGTGTGCCGAGTGCCATCGGCATGTCCGTCGTGGTGCTCGCCTCACTCACACTTGCGCCGGCGATGCTGGTGGTCGGCAGTCGGTTCGGCCTACTCGATGCCAAGCGCGAGATCCGTTCGCGCGGTTGGCGCCGGCTCGGCACCTCGGTGGTGCGCTGGCCGGTTCCGATTCTCGCCGCGGCCATCGCGTTCGCGCTCATCGGCCTGCTGGCCCTGCCCGGCTACCAGACCTCGTACAACGAGCGGCTCTACATCCCCAAGGATCTGCCGTCCAACGTCGGATATGCAGCCGCCGAACGACATTTCACGTCCGCTCGGATGAATCCCGATCTGCTGCTCGTGGATGCGGGACGGGATCTGCGCAACCCGGCCGACATGATCGTGCTGGACAAGATCGCCAGGGAACTGATCCGGGTGCCCGGCATCGCCCGCGTACAGAGCATCACCCGCCCGCTGGGCCGCCCCATCGCGCACAGCTCGGTGCCCTTCCAGGTGAGTATGCAATCGGTGTCGATGACCGAGAACCTGCAGTTCCTGCGGGAGCGAATGGGCGACATGAATACGCTCACCGACGATCTCGGCCGGATGATCACGATCATGGAGAACATGCTGGGCCTGATGAACCGGATGACCGGCATCACCCACGAGCTCACCTCAAGCATGAACGACATGCAGGCCAGCACCAACGAAATGCGGGATCACATGGCTGATTTCGATGATTTCATGCGGCCGATGCGGAACTATCTGTATTGGGAGCCGCACTGCTACGACATCCCGATGTGCCAGTCCATGCGCTCGCTGTTCGACGGGCTCGACGGCATCGACACCATGACCGAGACCCTCGCGGAATCGGTGAAGAACATGAACGAGATGGATCAGCTGATGCCGCAGTTGGTGGCGCAGCTGCCACCGTTGATCGCCATCTCGAAGTCCATGCAGGGCACGATGAAGACGATGTTCAGCACGTTCAACGGGCTGGTCGACCAGATCGCCAAGATGACCGACACGGCATCGGTGATGGGCCAGGCGTTCGACGACGCCCGTAACGACGACTCGTTCTACCTGCCGCCGGAGGCCTTTGACAACCCCGACTTCAAACGCGGGCTGGACCTGATGGTCTCGCCGGACGGTCAGGCCGCTCAGTTCATCATCACCCACGACGTGGATCCGGCTACCTCCGAAGGTATTTCGCACGTCGACCCGCTCCTGAAGACGGCCCGCGAGGCGATCAAGACGACGCCGCTCGCCGACGCCAAGATCTACCTCGGCGGCACCGCGGCCACGTACAAGGACATCCAGGTCGGCGCCCAGTGGGATCTGCTGATCTCGGCCTGCGGCGCGATCACATTGATCTTCATCGTGATGCTGTTGATCACCCGTGCCCTGATCGCGTCTTTCGTCATCGTCGGCACCGTGATCCTCTCCCTGGCAGCATCGTTCGGCCTGTCGGTCCTGGTGTGGCAGTACCTGCTGGGAATCGATCTGCACTGGATGACGCTTGCGTTCTCGGTCATCATCCTGCTGGCGGTCGGATCGGACTACAACCTGCTGGTGGTCTCGCGGATGAAGGAAGAGGTCAGCGCGGGCATCAACACCGGCATCATCCGGGCCATGGGCGCCACCGGCGGCGTGGTCACCGCAGCCGGCCTCGTCTTCGCGTTCACGATGGCCTCCATGGCCACGAGTGACCTGATCGCGATCGGCCAGGGCGGCACGACCATCGGCCTGGGTCTGCTGTTCGACACCCTCGTCGTGCGTTCGCTGATGACTCCCACGATCGCCGCGATCCTGGGCCGGTGGTTCTGGTGGCCGCTGCCGATCCGGCAACGTCCGGCACGCAACCTGTCGGACCGGACAGCGCCGATACCGGTAGCAAGACCCTCGTGA